The following coding sequences are from one Triticum aestivum cultivar Chinese Spring chromosome 5A, IWGSC CS RefSeq v2.1, whole genome shotgun sequence window:
- the LOC123103043 gene encoding putative cytochrome c biosynthesis ccmC-like mitochondrial protein, with product MSVSLLQPYFFMSKTKSYAQILIGSRLFLTAMAIHLSLRVAPPDLQQGGNSRISYVHVPAARMSIVIYIATAINSSLFPLTEHPLFLRSSGTGTEIGDFSTLFTLVTGGFRGRPMWGTFRVWDARLTSVFILFLIYLGALRFQKLPVEPAPISIHAGPIDIPIIKSPVNWWNTSHQPGSISRSGTSIHVPMPIPILSNFANFPFSTRILFVLETRLPIPSFPESPLTEEIEAREGIPLKT from the coding sequence ATGTCAGTTTCGTTATTACAAccttatttttttatgtcaaagaCAAAAAGCTACGCGCAAATTCTCATTGGATCTCGGTTGTTCTTAACAGCAATGGCTATTCATTTAAGTCTTCGGGTAGCACCACCAGATCTTCAACAAGGTGGAAATTCTCGTATTTCGTATGTACATGTTCCTGCAGCTCGGATGAGTATAGTTATTTATATCGCGACGGCTATAAACAGTTCCTTGTTCCCATTAACAGAACATCCCCTTTTTCTTCGCTCTTCCGGAACCGGTACAGAAATTGGTGATTTTTCTACTTTGTTTACGTTAGTGACTGGGGGGTTTCGGGGAAGGCCTATGTGGGGTACCTTTCGGGTGTGGGATGCTCGTTTAACTTCTGTATTCATCTTGTTCCTTATTTACCTGGGTGCACTGCGTTTTCAAAAGCTTCCTGTCGAACCGGCTCCTATTTCAATCCATGCTGGACCGATCGATATACCAATAATAAAGTCTCCAGTCAACTGGTGGAATACATCGCATCAACCTGGGAGCATTAGCCGATCTGGTACATCAATACATGTTCCTATGCCCATTCCAATCTTGTCTAACTTTGCTAACTTCCCCTTCTCTACCCGTATCTTGTTCGTTCTAGAAACACGTCTTCCTATTCCATCTTTTCCCGAATCTCCCTTAACGGAAGAAATAGAAGCTCGAGAAGGAATACCACTAAAAACCTAG